A segment of the Rhizobium glycinendophyticum genome:
GGCCTTCTTCATGGACGAGCCGCTCGGCGCGCTCGATGCGGAGTTCCGTGAGCACATGGCAGAGGAGTTGCGCGCGCTGCATGACCGCATGGGCGCGACCACCGTCTACGTCACCCACGACCAGCTGGAAGCCATGCAGATGGGCGACAAGATCGTCGTCATGAACCATGGCGTCATTGAGCAGTTCGGAAAACCGCAGCAGATCTACGACTGGCCGGCGACCAAGTTCGTGGCAAAGTTCATCGGCTCGCCGCCCATGTCCTTCCTGGAATTCGACGGCGCCATCGACGAGGGGGGCAATGTGGTGACGATCGGCGGAACCCGCATCGAAGTTCCGATGTCCCGCGAAGGCCGCAAGGGGGCGTTGACCCTAGGTGTCAGGCCGGAACATGTCCGCCTCTCGGATGCTGCAGGTCTTCGCGGACGGGTGGCCGCCGTGGAATATCTCGGGACCACGCAGATCGTCACGATCGAAACCGCCCACGGAGAGATCAAGGCGCGGACGGCATCGAGCCATGCCATACGGGCGGATGCCGCAGTCGGGCTTGAATTCGATCGCCGCTCCCTCACCCTGTTCGACGCGAAGAGCGGGCGGGCCCTCGTGTCCGAAGCCAATGAAGGAGTCCTCACCCGTGGCTGAAGTCGTCATCTCCAGCATAGGCAAATCGTTTGGCGCAGCCCATGCGCTCGACGACGTGACGATGACCGTCCCAGACGGCTCCTTCGTCGTGCTCCTCGGCCCGACCGGCGCCGGAAAAACTACGCTGTTGCGCCTGGTTTCCGGCCTCGAAACACAGGACAGCGGCGACATCCGGATTGGTGGTCAGTCGATGACCGGGCTGACACCCGCACAGCGCAATGTCGCGATGGTCTTTCAGCAATATTCCCTCTACCCGCATATGACGGTGCGGCAGAATCTCGAATTTCCGCTGCAATCACCATTGCTCCGCACGCCGCAGGCGGTGATCGATCAGAAGGTGAAAGCCATTGCCGATGTCCTGCAGATCGCTCACAAGCTCGACAACAGGGCAACTGCCCTTTCGGGTGGCGAGATGCAGCGCGTGTCGATCGGCCGGGCGCTGGTCCGCAATCCGCAGATCTATCTCATGGATGAGCCTCTGAGCTCGCTCGACGCGAAACTTCGTGCTGATCTTCGCGTTGAACTGAAGAACATCCAGGCCCGGTCCGCGGCCACTTTCCTCTATGTGACCCATGACCAGATCGAGGCGATGACCATGGCGACCCATGTCGGCGTGCTCAAGGAAGGGCGCCTGGTGCAGTTCGGATCCCCGCGCGAGATCTACGAAGCCCCGGTCAGCATCTATGCCGCGACCCGTCTCGGCCAGCCGCGCATCAACGTCCTGCCCGCACATCTCTTCCCCGGAACACCCGCCAGAGCCCATTCAATCGGGCTTCGGCCCGAGCACATTCGCCAGGGAGAAGGCCAGGAAGCGAAGGTAATCCGGGTCGAGCATCTTGGTGATCAGACGCGCCTTCATCTGATCGTCGGGGACCACCCGATCATCACCGTCACCGATGCCCATACCGCCCTCAAGGGCGGCGACACCATCAAAATCCAGCCGCACGAGCCGCTTTATTTCGACGCGGCCGGACAGCGTCTCGTCTAAGGGAGGGTCTCATGTCTCAATTCCTCAACAGCAGGGAAAATGCCGTCACCGAAGCGATCGACGGCGTGCTCATGGCCTCGGCAGGAGCCTTGAGCCGTCTCGACGGCTATCCCCATATCCGCGTTGTGGTGCGATCCGACTGGGACAAATCGAAGGTGGCGATCGTCTCGGGCGGCGGATCGGGCCATGAGCCGGCCCATGCCGGCTTCGTCGGACGCGGCATGCTGACGGCTGCCGTCTGTGGCGATGTCTTCGCCTCGCCGAGCGTCGATGCGATCCTCGCCGCCATCCTTGCGGTGACCGGCCCGCTGGGCTGCCTGCTAATCGTCAAGAATTACACGGGCGACCGCCTGAACTTTGGCCTCGCGGCCGAGCGTGCCCGTGCCTTCGGGCTCAATGTCGGCATGGTGATCGTCGACGACGACATCGCCCTTCCCGATCTGCCGCAGTCGCGCGGCGTCGCAGGCACGCTTTTCGTGCACAAGATCGCCGGTGCGATGGCGGAAAACGGCGCAAGCCTCGATGCCGTCATCGACACCGCCCGGCGGGTCATCGCCAATACCCGCTCGATCGGCATCTCGCTCGACACCTGCACCGTGCCGGGCTCCCCGAAGGAAGCCCGCATCCCGCCCGGCCGCGCCGAACTCGGTCTTGGCATTCATGGCGAAGCCGGTGTCGAGCAGATCGACTATGACGGCGTCCGGGGCGCCGTGGCCGCCATGACGGAAAAACTTGCCGCTGGCATGGAGGATAAGCCGCATGTCGTTCTCTTGAACAACTTGGGCGGCACTTCCGTCCTGGAAATGGCCGTCGTCGTCAACGAACTGGTGCAGTCCCCGATCGGCGCGCGCATCGCCCATATCGTCGGACCGGCACCGATGATGACCTCGCTCGACATGCACGGCTTTTCGATTTCGGTCATGCCGGCGGAAAAGGCCGATCTCGACCTGCTGGCCAAGCCCGTCGGGCTCGCAGCCTGGCCGGGCGTCTCGGCCATCCGACCGGTCAACATCATCGCTCTGCCCGATGGCCTGACCCCGATTGCGCCGCTCGCCTCCGAGCATTTGCCGACCCGCCAATTCCTCACCGAATGCTGCAAGCTCCTGATCGAGGCTGAAAAGGACCTGAACGCGCTCGACGCCAAATCCGGCGACGGCGACACCGGCTCGACCTTGGCAAGTGCCGCACGCGCCCTGATCGAAGCCCTTGACCGCCTGCCTTTGGCCGATCACACACAACTCCTGCGCGCCATGGGGCAGGAGCTTAGTCAGACCATGGGCGGTTCGTCAGGTGTCTTGCTCGCCATCTTCTTTGCTGCGGCGGGCGATGGAGCCTCAAGCGGGCTCGGAATGCGCGATGCACTGAACGCTGGCCTTACCCGCATGCAGGAAATCGGCGGCGCAAAACTCGGCGACCGCACGATGATCGATGCACTCTCGCCTGCACTTGACGCCTACGACAAGGGTTTCGCGGCAGCGGCAAGCGCTGCCCGCGCCGGCGCTGACCTCACCGCTACCTACGTCAAGGCTCGAGCCGGGCGGGCAGCATATATCAATGCCCAACAGCTTGAAGGACACGTCGATCCAGGTGCAGAGGCAGTCGCGCGTCTCTTCGAGTTCCTCGCGCGCCGCCATGGCGGATCGCAGGGAAAAGCCGCAGAGTGATGCAGTGCGACACGGCACAACCTGAAACCGGAAACGATTGAAGGGCTCGCTGATTGCTCGCGCCGCCTGCTCGAGGGTGGAGCTGACGCCCCCGGTAGCGCTTCTGCGATCGCCTACGAGGCGGCGATGCTTCTTTACGACGACGTATTTGGCTCGCATCCGGTCGTCAGCCAAGAGTTCCGTGCGATGCAACATGTGATCGACCACATCAATTCCAATCTGCAGCAGCCGCTGCCGGTCGAAAAGCTGGCGGAGGTATCAGGCCTCAGCCGTGCCCATTTCTCCCGCGTCTTTGCTGCCAGCGAAGGCATGCCACCGGCAGAGTTCGTCCTGCAAAAGCGCTTGCAAAGGGCGACCAAACTCTTAACCAGAGAGGTTCAGATGTCCGTCAAGGAAGTGTCGATCCTGTCCGGTTTCGAAGATCCCAATTACTTCGCCAAGGTGTTCAGGCGCCATTTCGGTGCAAGCCCCACGGAGTTCCGCACGACCGGAATGTATTCGAGTGTCGCGGCGAAGAGCTGACCGCCGGGCTTTACGTTCCGAACGCGCCGTCGGCCTCAGTTCCCCGCAGTCTGCAGATCATGTGCCCGCATCGCATGCGTCCGGATGGTTCCCAGCACGCTTTCCGCATGGGCCTTGAGCGCGCCGGCCTCGCCGTCTTTCGCATAGGCCTCGATCAACGCGATCGCATTTTCATGAGCCGTGATCTGGGTCGAGAAATAGGCCTGGTCGAAGTCGGCCTCGGCTGCGCCCTTCAGCGCATCCAGCTGCTGACGGTGCTCGTCGCTCATTTTGGGTGTAAGGGCGACATTGTCGGCCTTTGCCGCTTCGATAAGGCCGGCTGAGGCCTTTTCATGATCGCGCAGCATCTGATTGGCGAAATCGATCGCCTTCGGGTCCTTGCCGCGCTCGATCACGAGACGGGCAATCATCGGCCGCTGCCCATTGGACAGACGGGCGGCAAAATTTGCGAGCACCCCGGTATAGGGATTGGAAAGCGCCTGACCCGCGCCGAAGACATTGAAGAGCCTCAGGGCCACCGCCTCGACGCCGTAGGCTTCGGCAAAGATCAGGCACTGGCG
Coding sequences within it:
- a CDS encoding ABC transporter ATP-binding protein, translating into MAQIRVQNLRKDFGAFNAVKSSTFTVEDGEFFMLLGPSGCGKTTTLRMMAGLELPTSGEIYIGGEEVGMKRASERDIAFVFQMFALYPHMNVRKNISYPLVSQGFSRSDVERRVAEVARILQIESILDKPVGGLSGGDRQRVALGRAIVREPKAFFMDEPLGALDAEFREHMAEELRALHDRMGATTVYVTHDQLEAMQMGDKIVVMNHGVIEQFGKPQQIYDWPATKFVAKFIGSPPMSFLEFDGAIDEGGNVVTIGGTRIEVPMSREGRKGALTLGVRPEHVRLSDAAGLRGRVAAVEYLGTTQIVTIETAHGEIKARTASSHAIRADAAVGLEFDRRSLTLFDAKSGRALVSEANEGVLTRG
- a CDS encoding ABC transporter ATP-binding protein; this translates as MAEVVISSIGKSFGAAHALDDVTMTVPDGSFVVLLGPTGAGKTTLLRLVSGLETQDSGDIRIGGQSMTGLTPAQRNVAMVFQQYSLYPHMTVRQNLEFPLQSPLLRTPQAVIDQKVKAIADVLQIAHKLDNRATALSGGEMQRVSIGRALVRNPQIYLMDEPLSSLDAKLRADLRVELKNIQARSAATFLYVTHDQIEAMTMATHVGVLKEGRLVQFGSPREIYEAPVSIYAATRLGQPRINVLPAHLFPGTPARAHSIGLRPEHIRQGEGQEAKVIRVEHLGDQTRLHLIVGDHPIITVTDAHTALKGGDTIKIQPHEPLYFDAAGQRLV
- a CDS encoding dihydroxyacetone kinase subunit DhaK, yielding MSQFLNSRENAVTEAIDGVLMASAGALSRLDGYPHIRVVVRSDWDKSKVAIVSGGGSGHEPAHAGFVGRGMLTAAVCGDVFASPSVDAILAAILAVTGPLGCLLIVKNYTGDRLNFGLAAERARAFGLNVGMVIVDDDIALPDLPQSRGVAGTLFVHKIAGAMAENGASLDAVIDTARRVIANTRSIGISLDTCTVPGSPKEARIPPGRAELGLGIHGEAGVEQIDYDGVRGAVAAMTEKLAAGMEDKPHVVLLNNLGGTSVLEMAVVVNELVQSPIGARIAHIVGPAPMMTSLDMHGFSISVMPAEKADLDLLAKPVGLAAWPGVSAIRPVNIIALPDGLTPIAPLASEHLPTRQFLTECCKLLIEAEKDLNALDAKSGDGDTGSTLASAARALIEALDRLPLADHTQLLRAMGQELSQTMGGSSGVLLAIFFAAAGDGASSGLGMRDALNAGLTRMQEIGGAKLGDRTMIDALSPALDAYDKGFAAAASAARAGADLTATYVKARAGRAAYINAQQLEGHVDPGAEAVARLFEFLARRHGGSQGKAAE